AGTTCCCTCTGCCGCTTGAATATGTAATGTACGATATCCTCTTTTGTTTCGGGATCCATATGCAGGAACCGGGCCACGATGGAGTGCTGTTCCCTGCCTTCCACGGCAAGTGTTTTTACCCTTATAACCTCTGAAACCACCCTGATATACAAAAGCGGCGACATGGGAAGAGCCATATGAAGCTCTATGATATCCATTACATCCAGAGGGGTCTGTGAAATAAACCTTATACCTGCCGCGCTAATGTTAACCTCTTTCGGGGTGGACCGGATCAGATTCTTGAATTCATCCGTGAGAAACATATAAATAAGGAGGTCGAGTTTTCTGTTCAGTTCCCAGACCTCCTGATTTGTCTGAGCATCATGGCTGTACGGAGCATCGTCCGAGCCGGTCATTCCGTATCTGCCCTTGATGAATGAATT
This genomic window from Desulfomonilia bacterium contains:
- a CDS encoding PilZ domain-containing protein, translating into MPLSAHTATGQSIEGIITSIIGEDIFIFKPGTPVNIEPEKLIKVSDGRDSVLAKVIESTKAGIRLSIETQAKPPDERREDVRINDKIFYKATLLGHVHESEDLISSAMTRIHSEKLIINSFIKGRYGMTGSDDAPYSHDAQTNQEVWELNRKLDLLIYMFLTDEFKNLIRSTPKEVNISAAGIRFISQTPLDVMDIIELHMALPMSPLLYIRVVSEVIRVKTLAVEGREQHSIVARFLHMDPETKEDIVHYIFKRQRELLRRRLEFER